Within bacterium, the genomic segment CCCTGTACGATGCGATCAATCCCGCGTACTCCCCGCAGGGCAAGAATACCATCAATCTCATGACCCTGCAAGGCTATGGCCCCTGGGAAAAATATGAAAAGGCCTATCGCGCTGGAGATAAAAAGGAGTATCGCAAAGAGAAGGAACGCATGGCGGAAATTCTCATCGCCAAGGTCGAAAAGGCCCTGCTGCCCGGACTGGCCAAAGCCATCCAGGTGAAAGAGATCGGCACGCCTCTGACCAACCGGCGCTACACCGGCCATCCGCGCGGCGCTATCTACGGCTGGGATCAAACGGTTAACAATTCGGGGAATACCCGCGCCGGGCACACCACACCGGTCAAAAACCTCTACCTGGCGGGCGCCTGGTCGCGGCCGGGGCATGGCTACGGCGCCGTTATTCCCAGCGGTGTGGAGTGTTTTGCGGAAATTGTGAAAAACTGGTGAAATCGATCGCCTGCGGAGGCCTGTGCTTCCGCCCCTCAACCATTCTGGAGTTCAGTACGTGATGCACAGGTTTCTGCATGGCCTGGCCGGCCTGGTGCTTGCTGTTCTGGCGCCGGAACTCCCGGCAGCCGATCTGATCCGCATTCAGCCGGTGACGGACAAAATCCTGGTGCTCTATTTCTCCGAAGGGCACATCGATTACTTCGGCATCGGCCAGGAGCGCGCCCGGGGCAACCGCGTCTATTATTCACGACTGGACACCGATGCTGCCGCCGTCTTTTCCAACTATACCATCACCAGCCCCGACGATATCCGCTACCAGACGGGCCGGGGACCGGTTGCACTAGGGCGCAAGTCCAAGGGCGAATCCTTCAACGATCTCTATGCCGCGCCGATGCCCAAGGTGCTGATGGCCCACTGGATTTATCTCGAGCTTCCCTTCAACATGATTCAGGGCAGCACCTACACGGTCAAGCTGCACGGCCTCGCATCGAATGTCAATACCTATACCTTTCTCTTCGACGCCTTCTCTCTGCGCTCGCCCGCGATTCATCTCAACCAGATCGGCATGGTCCCGGAGGCGCCCAAGTACGCCTACCTTTCCCAGTGGATGGGCTCCTTCAACACGCCCGATCATCCCGCCGGTGCGCTCAATCTCGACCGCTATTACTACGCCCCCTTTCACCTCGTGCGGACCTCGGACAACGCCATTGTCTTCTCCGGCTCGGTCAACCGGCACCGCCTCAAGACGGCCGCTGATTTCTCCAGCATGACCTTCAGTGATAAAAACTACACCCGCGCCGACGTCTGGCAGTGCGATTTCTCCGCATTCACCACGCCCGGAGAATACCGCCTCGTCGTCGAAAAAATGGGCTCATCGTATCCCTTCGAGATCGGCGATGATGTCTACCGCCAGGCCTATCACTACACCTCGCGGGCGCTTTTCACCCAGCGGCAGGGAGTTAACAAGGAGATCGAACCGGGCCTGATCTATCCCCGCGACCACCGCACCGAGGACGGGATCGTGATGAAGTACTATCCCGATCTCAAGACGGAAGGCAACTTTGACCCGAACAAGGGCAAAGGTAACGTCACCGGGGTCTGGGGCTGGTATCATGATGCCGGTGACTGGGACACCTATCCCGACCACTATGTTGTCCCGATGACCCTGCTGGCGCTTTTTGATTTGAAACCGGAGAATTTCGGCGACGGCGATGTCGGGGCCAGATATCAGACCGATGCCGGCACGCCCTGGATCGATGAAGGAAAAAACGGCCTCCCCGATGTGCTCGATGAGGCGATGTGGCTGATCAAATACTACAAGCGGACCCGCGAGGCACTGATCGCCCAGGGCTACTCCACCGGGGGGATACCCGGCTATGCGGGAGTGGATGCCGGCGCCGAAAGCGGCACCGCCTCCTGGCAGGACAAGCGCGTCATGGCCCTGAAGGGGGCGGATTCGGTGCTGATGGCCTACCGCTATGCTGCCTGCGCCGCCTATCTCGGCATCGATTTGGATCGATTCGCCGGGGGCCTGCATCCGGCAAGCGCGAGCTGGATCGGCGAGGCGAAAACCGCCTATGCCTGGGCGCATGCGCAAAATCAGGATGCCGATGACGATATCAACCGCAGCCGGATGATGGCCGCCGCCGCACTCTACCGCTCTACCGGCATCCCGACCTATCAGGAGGATTTCCGCGGCTGCAAGGCCCGGGATAACGGCTGGAAATCGTTCCTCTGGTACATGATCAATCCTTGGCACCATGCCGCGCTGATTTTCGGTCGCATCCCGGATGGCCATCCGGGCCTCGACCGGGCGCTGCGGCAGGAGTGCATCGATGACCTCGTCGCGATGGCCGACAAGGAGACGGTGCAGACCGCCGGCGACCGTGGCTTCCGCTACGGCGCCTCGCGCAGCATTATGCACATGCTTGGCTCGCTCAGCACCCCCAGGCTCTTTCTGGCGGCGGTCGCTTTTGAATTTACCGGCGAAAAAAAGTTCCTCGATGCCTGCTACACCACCTGCGATTACTGCCTCGGCGGCAACCAGCTTGATCTGGTCCGAATCAGCGGCCTGGGCGAGAATCCCGAACGGCAGCCCTTCCACTGCGACTCCTGGTATCTGACCGATTACAACAGTATGGTCTACGACAACCCGATTCTGCCCGGGTATGTGATCTACGACATGCATTATACTGGCGACTGGATGTCGGGGGAGAGCTGGACCTGGATCGGCGACGAGGATTACTCGCGCTCCACGGCCTACCCGGCGATCGCCGATTTTCCCGATGGTGAGGCGCGCTTTCCCAACCGCTGGAGCATCGCCGGCAGCGAGTTCACGATCCAGCAGACCCAGTGCCAGGCCATCTTCGCTTATGGCTATCTCTGCGGTCCGCACGCCGGGATCTATACGCCCAACACGCGGCCGGAGGTCGCGCTGAATCTGGCCGGCGATAGCACCGTCCGTCTGGACAGCACGCTGCTGCTCTCGGTCAAGGCTTCGGAGGATGTGCGCCGCGTCGAGTATTATTACGACTATCATTTCATCGGTGAGAGCGTCGACAAGGCCCACGATTTCGCCTTCGCCTGGAACCTGGCCGACTATAAAATCCTGCGCGGTCGACGCCTGATCACCGCCAGGGCTTTTGACGATCTGGGGATGGAATCCAGACCGACGGAGGCGGGGCAACGCTCCATTTTTTGCGATGAGGCCTCGGCGGTCAAAAAGGCGGAATCCGGCTCCCTGCGGTTCGAGTTGAGGAGCTGCTATCCCAATCCGGTCAATCCCGTCACCCGCATTCCCTTCAGCCTGGCGGTTCCGGGACCGGCGCGGCTGTCGCTCTGCAACCTTTTAGGAGAGCAAGTCGCCATCCTTGCTGATGGTCTCATGGCGGCGGGCGCGCACGAGGTCGCCTTCGATGCCTCCCGGCTCCCCTCGGGGGTCTATTTCTATACCTTGCAGCAGGAGGCACGGCAGCAGGTCCGCAAGCTGCTGGTGCTCAGATAGTATCAAATGACCATAGGAGGGATTAAGGGGAAGGTTTTTCAAGGCATTAC encodes:
- a CDS encoding glycoside hydrolase family 9 protein; the protein is MHRFLHGLAGLVLAVLAPELPAADLIRIQPVTDKILVLYFSEGHIDYFGIGQERARGNRVYYSRLDTDAAAVFSNYTITSPDDIRYQTGRGPVALGRKSKGESFNDLYAAPMPKVLMAHWIYLELPFNMIQGSTYTVKLHGLASNVNTYTFLFDAFSLRSPAIHLNQIGMVPEAPKYAYLSQWMGSFNTPDHPAGALNLDRYYYAPFHLVRTSDNAIVFSGSVNRHRLKTAADFSSMTFSDKNYTRADVWQCDFSAFTTPGEYRLVVEKMGSSYPFEIGDDVYRQAYHYTSRALFTQRQGVNKEIEPGLIYPRDHRTEDGIVMKYYPDLKTEGNFDPNKGKGNVTGVWGWYHDAGDWDTYPDHYVVPMTLLALFDLKPENFGDGDVGARYQTDAGTPWIDEGKNGLPDVLDEAMWLIKYYKRTREALIAQGYSTGGIPGYAGVDAGAESGTASWQDKRVMALKGADSVLMAYRYAACAAYLGIDLDRFAGGLHPASASWIGEAKTAYAWAHAQNQDADDDINRSRMMAAAALYRSTGIPTYQEDFRGCKARDNGWKSFLWYMINPWHHAALIFGRIPDGHPGLDRALRQECIDDLVAMADKETVQTAGDRGFRYGASRSIMHMLGSLSTPRLFLAAVAFEFTGEKKFLDACYTTCDYCLGGNQLDLVRISGLGENPERQPFHCDSWYLTDYNSMVYDNPILPGYVIYDMHYTGDWMSGESWTWIGDEDYSRSTAYPAIADFPDGEARFPNRWSIAGSEFTIQQTQCQAIFAYGYLCGPHAGIYTPNTRPEVALNLAGDSTVRLDSTLLLSVKASEDVRRVEYYYDYHFIGESVDKAHDFAFAWNLADYKILRGRRLITARAFDDLGMESRPTEAGQRSIFCDEASAVKKAESGSLRFELRSCYPNPVNPVTRIPFSLAVPGPARLSLCNLLGEQVAILADGLMAAGAHEVAFDASRLPSGVYFYTLQQEARQQVRKLLVLR